GGCAGTCTAATGCAAAGCAAAACACCTAATCGGTTAATTTCTGCACGCGGATATTACGAAACTCGACAGCGTCTCCTTCGGACTGAATACCGAAGAAACCTGACTTGAGTTCACTCGGCTTGCTGGAAGCGATGGGGGTTCCATTCAAGACCGAAGTCAGTGCACCATCTTTACAAACGACTTCGATGGCGTTCCACTCGCCGATCGGGCGTCTGGCAGATTCGCGGGCCGCCTGATTGTCGGTCACTTCCAGAGTGATTTCTTTGCTGTTGGATTTGATGTGGGCCATCTCCTCAAATTTCCCCTGTACTTCCAGACATTTTGGCCAGATCCGATTTTCGCCGGTGATGAAAAATAGGAAGCCGGTGTTGGGGTTTTCATTTTTCTCAGCCGATTCCGGAAAGCGGTACTCCAGCCGTACGGTACAGTTTCCCAAACTTTCGAGCGAGTGCAGATAGCCCCGCGGCTGGCCCGTGCAGGAGATCACACCATTTTTCTCAGTCCAAGTGGGATCTTTGACTGGTTCTTTTGATTTTCCCTGGAACTCTTTGAAGTCCTTTAAGCTAAGCAGCGTGAAACCATCTTCGACATCAAATAACGATTCTAACGTTTTTTCAGGCAAATCAATGGCAGGAACTTCATTGAGTGCTTCCTCTTTTTGTTTTTCAGTCGGTGCCGAACCTGAGCACCCCATTAGACAGCACATCACGGCCATCAGTGATAAACAGACAAACTGGGATTTCATCGAAGATTCTCTTTCAGGAAAGTCAAAGTTAAATCGGTGATTGCAAGGAAACATGTTCTGATCTTGTTTCCCTATCATATCGATTCCAGATGGCGCACTGAAGCCTGCTGTCCTGTCTTCTGTGCAGGACACCTATAATCGATACATCTTTCTATTCTCCCCTCAAATATCTGAAATCCGTAAACAATACATGAGGGAAACACTGCAAACTTTACGATACAAGTACTGTTCCCTCCTTAAACTGATTCGCTTCACAGGGACAATGATTGAATCCTTCATCACTGAATCATTCCCTCCCTGTGCTCAGAGTGATCAGTTGCTGAATTCGGAATACCACCGAGAAAGAAATGGGCCAGCATGCAACAGTTAATGATTTCCCCTCAGCAGTGTCAATCCAAGACAACCAGACCATCGGCCACAGGTCTGGGCCATGCTGATTCAGCTGAAACGGAAGATACTTCTCAGAACCTGAGCATCTCGGTTCTGGAATGGTTGAACGCCGAACTCCGCAAAGAAGTTGAAAAGCAGGAAATTGTAGAACTGCAAGCAAACGAAAAAATGATTGATCGTTTGCAGCACATGCTGACATCCAAAGCGACCGGCATCACAATCATGGTGGCAGGCCTGTTTCTGATGTGATGCAGACCCCTCATTGGCAATCTGAGGTCGGGGTCATGTTGTTGATTCTGCTATGAAACAGGATCCGTTCGTAGCAGAATCAGTCGCCAGTGAGTGTTTTGGACATTGAAACGAGTTCACGCTCTGATTCCATGTCGCACGTGTATAAAAGTCAGACAATTCCGGAACCAAAGGTATCGCCGCCTCGCGAACGGGACTCACTCTCATTCGATGAGACTTTGTCTGATTCGGGCTGGTCTGCTGCCGTGTGATGCGGCGGACTCGCCTCCTGGGTGGACTCCGCGGAGTCGATTCGGAACACCTGATTATTTTTACGGATGTGGATTGATTCGGCCCCCGATACTTCGGCTGGGGTCTTTGTATCTTCTAAGTCTTCTTCATAAGGACTCAGGCGGGCATAATCCTCTTCACCGAAATCGTCATAGCGGCAGATATAGCCGTCCTCTTGTGCGGATATTTTTTCATCCTGATAGGCTTTGAGGACTTCCTGCTGGATCAATTCACGGCACTCCGAATTGATCGGGTGAGCGATATCGGCATAGAGTCGGGCGCGTCCCGCGTCGTCCTTATCCGCCCGGTTTTCATCCAGTCGTACACCACACTGGTTGCAAAACGAAGCCCGCAAGTGGTTTTTAGTATGACACTTCGGACAACGATCCATCAGCTTGCGGCTGGGCATCGCCACAAAGGCGCCTTTCGCCCCCTGAATAATTTTCAAATCTCGAATGACAAACGAGACATCGAAAGTAATCGAGCAAAAAGCAAGTAATCTTTCATGCGGATCATTCATCAACTTGATGCGAACTTCACTGATATCCATGGCCTCACTCCATTTGTGCCAAATTTTGAATTGCTCATCTATAGTCGGTTCTGGA
This genomic interval from Gimesia alba contains the following:
- a CDS encoding 3-keto-disaccharide hydrolase — its product is MKSQFVCLSLMAVMCCLMGCSGSAPTEKQKEEALNEVPAIDLPEKTLESLFDVEDGFTLLSLKDFKEFQGKSKEPVKDPTWTEKNGVISCTGQPRGYLHSLESLGNCTVRLEYRFPESAEKNENPNTGFLFFITGENRIWPKCLEVQGKFEEMAHIKSNSKEITLEVTDNQAARESARRPIGEWNAIEVVCKDGALTSVLNGTPIASSKPSELKSGFFGIQSEGDAVEFRNIRVQKLTD
- a CDS encoding SpoVG family protein yields the protein MDISEVRIKLMNDPHERLLAFCSITFDVSFVIRDLKIIQGAKGAFVAMPSRKLMDRCPKCHTKNHLRASFCNQCGVRLDENRADKDDAGRARLYADIAHPINSECRELIQQEVLKAYQDEKISAQEDGYICRYDDFGEEDYARLSPYEEDLEDTKTPAEVSGAESIHIRKNNQVFRIDSAESTQEASPPHHTAADQPESDKVSSNESESRSRGGDTFGSGIV